The Manihot esculenta cultivar AM560-2 chromosome 8, M.esculenta_v8, whole genome shotgun sequence genomic interval ttttagtattttgtcTTTTGTTATATAATGTATTATCTTTAACATATTAAACAAACAATGAAATCATTGCTCCATTCATGATTATTAAATGACATTCAATTTTCACACGAATCATCTAGCCATGATCCTCTGTAAGTCTGTATAAAAACTGTCTgattccttttcttttccctcTATAGAGGAAATTCAGGAAAACCGTCACTTTGGAAGAATTTGTCAgtctgcttctttttcttcttgttcttGCTGGAGTGGGTGCATTCTTCCTTGTTCTGCAATTGTTCACTGACAAAAATTATCAAATGAAACTGATTTCATAGCTTGTACAGTTAGAATTCCTGCCTCACTGTTGTTTTTCATGATATAACATCATAGCAAAAAAATTGTATGTTTGTTTCCTTCCTGAAGCTCTTTGTTTGGCATAAAGAACCCCCTCAGAATTTGGATGACCAATTAGTACAGATTCAAATGGGGCTGCTGTCAAAAGATTCAGAAAACTTAGAACAAAAACATTTGCAAGATTGTAAAATGGACAATGAATTTAATGCAAAACTACCTCATATGCAACCAGAAGTTTGCTCTGGTTGGGATAATTAGAGCTAGTTGTGCTTTTGGCATCACAATCACTATCCTTTGACACAGTTGGTTGATAGAGCTTGATGAACCAAGGGTCTTGGCTTTCATAAGCAATGGGCGTCGAGTGAAAGGACGAGCCTTGAATTTGAGCATCTTGCTGGGCATTTCTTCGATCCATTGAAGCTATTTGGTTGCTTTTTGGTCTCGTGCTCCATTTAGGCCTCTGTTTGGGTTCACTTTGTGACCTGACTTTAGCCCTTGAAGATTCTGTGTTGGCCATGTAATTTGGATGAGAAAAACTGTGAACATAATCCGGCTTCTGACAGGTGAAAGAGGCTCTTCCGGGGATTGTCTGTGGAGTTGGGGAGCAGATTTGGGGACTATTCTGTGCTGTGGAGAAGGAAAACTCCTCATACCGGTGCTCTCGCTTTAAGATTGAGAGTTCTCCAGAGTAGTATTTGGTATGTCCATGATCCCTTCTCTGTATTAGTGACTGATTCAAATGCTCATGTTtgttcttcaaaactctttttgTTTCATAAACATCTAGGTCGATTGCCTCCTACATGAACAGGTAAGTCACAAACCATTAGTTGGATAATCAAATCAATTCTCTGTCTCTCGCATATAGTTCTTCTAATACTTACTTCATGTACACCTGTGAGTCCATGGTCATGAGATGAACTTCCATGCCTTGATGATTTGCTTCTTACAACAAGCTGTGATGATTCTTCAGCCATCTGAATTCTCTGAAACCGAGCCCTTACTTGTATTGCCATCAGGGCATGCATTTGCCTGAGAGTAGCTGTTGTCTGTTTCCTCACCAAGTGACCTCTTACCAGTGCTTGTAACttcactagagccctcaaagcACACAATGCTTTTCTCGCCTGCCAAAAAAACATCAATCAACCCGATTTAAATATTTTCCTAC includes:
- the LOC110620269 gene encoding protein IQ-DOMAIN 17, yielding MGKASRWIINFLLGKKDDKEKKKNIGFYEGSTVSSPNASVTSTPTYKRRWSFGKSASKERAHKCSKSLDSITPLIARHASLLEWGNQRSNKNTKAVAVPAETIKRVAAPRDVAANRISKSVEDEAATRIQAAFRSYLARKALCALRALVKLQALVRGHLVRKQTTATLRQMHALMAIQVRARFQRIQMAEESSQLVVRSKSSRHGSSSHDHGLTGVHEEAIDLDVYETKRVLKNKHEHLNQSLIQRRDHGHTKYYSGELSILKREHRYEEFSFSTAQNSPQICSPTPQTIPGRASFTCQKPDYVHSFSHPNYMANTESSRAKVRSQSEPKQRPKWSTRPKSNQIASMDRRNAQQDAQIQGSSFHSTPIAYESQDPWFIKLYQPTVSKDSDCDAKSTTSSNYPNQSKLLVAYEVVLH